The following proteins are co-located in the Chlamydiota bacterium genome:
- the tsaE gene encoding tRNA (adenosine(37)-N6)-threonylcarbamoyltransferase complex ATPase subunit type 1 TsaE translates to MKKGKQKNFPKKVFPISKGSHSVITLSSDETYRLGKTLGQHMTQGVVALFGDLGAGKTVFAKGMAEALGVKNVVREVVSPTFMLVREHEGNVPFYHMDLYRLESEEEFEQINLKEYFNRQGVTLVEWAQRALSVLPTNHIEVYFEILGKKKRRIEFRRNFHFAKMIKVLK, encoded by the coding sequence ATGAAAAAGGGAAAACAAAAGAACTTTCCAAAAAAGGTTTTTCCCATTTCTAAAGGCTCACATTCAGTGATCACTTTGAGCTCTGATGAGACTTATCGTTTGGGAAAAACTCTAGGACAGCATATGACTCAAGGAGTGGTCGCTCTTTTTGGTGATTTGGGGGCAGGGAAAACTGTATTTGCAAAGGGAATGGCCGAGGCTTTAGGTGTAAAAAATGTTGTGAGGGAAGTCGTGAGTCCTACTTTTATGCTGGTTCGTGAGCATGAAGGAAACGTTCCATTCTATCATATGGATCTTTATCGTCTTGAATCGGAAGAAGAGTTTGAGCAAATTAATTTAAAAGAATATTTTAATCGACAAGGAGTAACTCTCGTGGAATGGGCCCAGAGGGCCTTGTCCGTTTTGCCAACAAATCATATTGAGGTTTACTTTGAAATTTTAGGAAAGAAAAAAAGAAGGATAGAGTTTAGAAGAAATTTTCATTTCGCAAAAATGATAAAGGTTTTAAAATGA
- the tsaB gene encoding tRNA (adenosine(37)-N6)-threonylcarbamoyltransferase complex dimerization subunit type 1 TsaB has protein sequence MKILGIETSTRIGSFSLVDGKSVLAESIISENLRHSGDFERALKNLFDPSKLKSSDLDAIAVGLGPGSFTGIRIGLTIGTALSFSLQKPLFGLGTLEVLAHQVEFPHSKICPIISAEAGEVYGAVFKKKNKNLEKTKEEFMITIPGLKEVVGPSVFLFGPGLERDRLLIEKIFGVKSVDAHIIFPLARGVAFLAQDPIWRCEGEAVIPRYVKPLAVKPG, from the coding sequence ATGAAAATTTTAGGAATAGAAACTTCTACTCGCATAGGGTCTTTTTCTCTTGTGGATGGAAAATCCGTTTTGGCTGAATCAATCATCAGTGAGAACTTACGTCATTCGGGGGATTTTGAACGTGCGCTTAAAAATTTGTTTGACCCATCTAAATTAAAGAGCAGCGATCTTGATGCGATTGCAGTAGGATTGGGCCCGGGCTCTTTTACAGGAATCAGGATCGGGCTTACGATAGGAACGGCCTTAAGTTTTTCTCTTCAGAAGCCCCTTTTTGGTTTAGGAACTTTAGAGGTATTGGCCCATCAAGTCGAATTTCCTCATTCAAAAATTTGCCCCATTATTTCAGCTGAAGCAGGTGAGGTTTATGGAGCCGTTTTTAAGAAAAAAAATAAAAATTTAGAAAAGACAAAAGAAGAATTTATGATTACAATCCCTGGGTTAAAAGAAGTTGTAGGCCCATCCGTTTTTCTTTTTGGTCCAGGGCTTGAAAGGGATCGACTTTTAATCGAAAAAATTTTTGGAGTTAAGTCTGTTGATGCCCATATCATTTTCCCTCTTGCCAGGGGAGTGGCTTTTCTTGCCCAAGATCCAATTTGGAGATGTGAGGGCGAAGCCGTTATTCCCCGGTATGTGAAACCGTTAGCGGTGAAACCGGGATGA